The genomic stretch ATAAACATCCTGTATTGTGAATGATTGGACgcaacgtcaaaatgacgtgcaGCCTATTGTCGGCAAGGCACCGAATGAGCACGATAGAGTGCAGAGAATAACTTGTCGGTTTTCCAGCCATTGTGTACTTTTTGCGCCAATCTTTCAGAAAACGTTCACCTTTGGCGACATAGCACAGGGCACCGAAAAATGAGTGCACATTGTCTTCCTGATTTATGTGCTCCTAATACGCACCAAAACATCGTGCAGCCCGGTGTGCTGTAACTGAACGTTGTTAGCAGTCATGTATTGCAGTCGATGTCGCTTTTGAATTGCGCCTAGTTAATTAAttagggggatatgtttattatataaaaaataggaggaaaggttagcctgcgctacggcggcttgctattcccaggaaagaaagggaaaaacagaaaaagaaagataaaaaaaattaattcGATTAGATTAATTACTTCCCGTTTAAAACGCCGACTAGAATGTCGAGTTGTCAATTGGAAAATTTTATATATAGTCTAGCGGAACACCTCGACCCTTAAGGAAACATATTCAGAGTTAGCTAATCAGGCTCAGTTGATTAATAAATTTCAAGAATAACGACTGTCATCTGTGATAATACACGACTGGCAAGAACATTGTTGGTTTCATTGTCGTAGACGCTCCGTCTCCTAGCTCGCGGCATTCCTGTATGAAGGAATTGCGTGGCTTTTTGCACGTTGCCTTGAGTGGTTGACAGTTTGAAGTTTTCTTTACCGAGAGGTTGGACACAAACACAAGCTAAGCAGACGATGTCAGATGCTTGCTTACGAATCATAAACAAACATCTGACATCGTTCATGATACCCATCTGTTGCTATATCGCCGCAAACATGGCAACTCGACTAACCTACGTATTAACTCGAAATTATTCATTTACAGGTGCATACCATCCTTCAGCGTCTCATTTAGTATTCCTGACGACTTCAAGCTCTTGGGAAACGCATACGACTTGTTCCTAGGACTATGCCCTCCGAAGCACCCGAAATTCAAAAATATCGCCACACGTCTAGGAAGCTACCGCAATGCAAGCGGCATTTACCAGAAAAGCAGAGGCCCTTTATCAGAAGCTGGACTGTTTTTCAGCGGTGAGATATGTCTACCTTACAGTGACCTGTACATGTGCGTATCATGCATATTTGTCATCAAAGTGCTGTCATCAAATCAAAGTGTTTTCAAGAAAATAGTTCAATGATATTTTATGTATGAAAATACTtcgtaatttttaattttttttcaagGGTAATGTGCTGGCTCCCTTGCTTTCGTTACTGGTGTTCTTTGTCCTTCTGCGTGAGATGTTTGAAATACTAGCCATTGTCTGTTTGTTATGTTTTCCATTGATGACTGCCGATAGTTAGCTTGGGTTGTGTATATAATACTGGATCGATACCGTTACCaccggtatactaaaactcgctatatTGACCTAACTACAAAATCACCGGGAAAGGGGTTAAAAAATCCTTCCCAGTTTCACTCTTTTCTCTGTCCACATATTTCAGGTGACATTGTGACTTGTTTTCACTGTGGTGGTGCTCAtggagagtggagagaaggaaatgACCCACATGTCGAACACAGCCGCTGGTATCCAGAGTGCCTATTCACCCTATTCACATTGGGGAATAATCGGGTGTATTTCATCTGCGGTGAACACCGTAACCATCTGAGCAGGGTAAAtgctcccttttttttttttttttgtctcgttCTGGATTCACTTGAGTTTTGAACTGTTTCCAACGCACTACTCTGTATAAAAGTTACATGCGCCAACAAAGTAGACACCCTAATCCATGttttccatgttttttttttcttgcttagTTGCTTGTTAAtttccttatttatttacaatcgatAGATGCCATCTTTCAGTGAAGAGATTTCTAGGAATGCAACAAGATGTGTTGGTTTCACTGGAAACTTGTCGAAACATGTTCATGTCCGTCTTCGACTGTTTCGCGTTGCTTCGACATGTTTCATGAATTCTACGAAATTATTATCTACCGCTTTTTGGTCCCGCCTTTATGAACATCCTCTGTGTACGTACCGGTCCCTAGCTTACTTTTCGCCTCGTTATTTAGCTTGCAGAACGCGGACGTACAGAGACTTCTGTGAAGGCGCTAGTGGACGCTCGCTTTGGCAGTGAAGACATCAGTTTTTATGAGGCTTCAGGAATTAAAGTACAAGTCCTGTACCTCGCAGCATCTTCGCTGAGAGAGGATGCTTCCAAAGGTGACATCGAGGCGAAACTCTCTGAGCTTATCGACTTCAGACTGGAGATTGATTGGAAAACGTATGTGTACACTGCTTGTGCTGGCCCGCACACCCCTGTTACGATACTGAACTCGGATTCATTCTTACAGAATAGCACGTGACAAGCAATGCTCAGATCGTAAGTCAAGGACATTATCCGCCTCCATTAGAAACTCCTGGCATAACGTGTGTATGAATAACGTGATTATTTTTTTGCTCGCAGGCAAGTTGGACATGTCCACGGTATGTGCCCCGCATGTCCTGGATATGTTACAACCTGAGGTAAGTGATGACGCATTTTTTCACGTCACAGTTCATGATATGTAATGTCTACCTTTACTATCGGCGTTACACTGAAATATGCAGGGAAGAAATGAACGCATTCACTTCGAACCTCGTGATCCTCAATGGCATCCTCCCGTCACATTCCTGGTACGTTATTGTCATGGACAACCATTACGGAAGTGCAGAGCGCGACCGAAAATTTACGTTCATACATTGTGGGGGGATGCCACACCTTTAGCCTATACTATTTAGAGCTGCTTTACTACCCATATGTAGATGAAAAACATATATTTATCGGGAACATACGCTCAGTCTGAATTATGTCTCTCATAACGCAGGAGCAGCGAAGGCCCAGCCGCCAGCGTTCCCAACCGTCCGAATCAGCAGATCTGACTGGTTGCTTCGAATATTTAAACCGCTCCAGGTACCCCGAGTAAGTATATAGTAATGTTGGAAAATGTTACGATATGTTAAACACAACACAAGGCACATAATTACAAAGGGTGGAAGATCGTCTAAGAGATCCATTGAGTGATCCACGCGTGCATCGTTCGCAGTGAAAGCAGGTCACCCCATGTAGCGGAGGCACTGTCCTGCTTTTTCCTAATCAGATTTGATGGTAGCCAGCCATAGGGTGACTTCGCCagtaatcctggcggttaccgtggtacagtgATCTCCctatgaagactactgagggatgctcgcatgttttctgtggtgggtagttctgCTGGTCTACGCAAATTCCAAGAGCAAGAGAGTTAGCACACCCCACGTTCGTATGTGCCACCACCATCTCTCTCTCCTCTTTgcccctcccctcttctccctacactcttaaaaatgaacttcaccgcatagcacgctcctagccaaccatcatctcgactgatatcgttatctgccctgatttgttggaaacgggaggcgtacgccttttttgcgacacttatgctgttcataagtgtcacaaaaaaggcgtacgcctcccgttttcaacaaatcagggcagataacgatatcggtcgagatgatggttggctacgagcgtgctatgcggtgaagttcatttttaagagtgtactatgggtgcaccgagccgccccTCCGGAGCAAGCTGACCTCAGCTTAACCCTACATCACCTCACCCCACCCACGACCACCATGGTTGAGAGCGCTGATCAGGGTGTACACACGTGCACGCACAAAACGAGAAAAGGATGACAAGATGGATTGGCACACCTAGGAGTCCTGGCTAATAGGGTTCACAAACATCATTCCAACGCTCTAAATTCCATCTTTTCCTTATTTTATTTTTGGTGGCTGGGCGTAATATGTTCCTAAATCGAGGTCGAAAAGGCTTGGGTACCCACAAAACGTGGTCGCTGTTGGAAATCGAGGGTTCAGAAGCCGAAGACAAAATACACAGCAAATGTTTCGTTGCGTGGTATACCGTTCACAAAACGGGGGAAtccataaatcgagggttcacAAACTGAGGGTTGACTGTGTATCGGTTTGGATCAATTATTTCACGCAGGTACGCGGACCCGTCGAAAAGGTTGGCAACATTCGACCACTTCCCGCACACTCCCACGGAGCTCCTGAATCCTGGAAGTATGGCTAACGCTGGATTGTTTTACGTAGGTAAGCCCACACCGGGTCCTGTCTAACCAATTTGTAGCTGTTATTTATTTTCGTTTGCTTAAGGGATagtagtttgtttgtttgtttgttttttcataATCTCTGTCGTGATCGGTGCGTCGTGTGACCACGGAAGTCTTGCGCTACTGGAGCCGGTACAGTCCGGTACAGTCGTTTTCTGTAATGAAATTGGCCTTTTATCAAGGGGTAGTCAATGTAGACTCGTTTAATCTTGACCTTCCTCATCATGGTTGTACTACGCAGTGCCTTGAATATCGTTCCAATGGCCACAAGGGAAAATGTGGCGAGTTCCCTGAATTAGCTGATAACTGCATCTGTTTCTAACTAcacggtgaaaccaaatggTTAGATTACAagagtactttttttttcttttttttttttttgctcctcCACTTTCTGAGCAGCGTTAGGTCTCCTAAAGCAGTTGTGAAACTCGCCTCCATAAGCTTTTCGCCCATAACTTTGCCGCGTTGTACGACAAATATCGTGCACCCAGGCGAGAGAGCAATGGTCGTAGCTAGTGGAGAGCTAACGAGGGAGGTATTTGAATTGCACGCGCTCCAGAATGCCTCACACTCCTTCTTAGGTCCCGAAAGAGAATCAGTGAGAtaaacatgatggaaagtaattgttatGAGGTTGGAACATaggaagggacaaacacaacacaagccacCAGCTCCTATGACACACTGGTTAGGATGACGCAGGTTCGAATCCGCGCTCCGACTGCTCTGTCTGGGGTTTTCTTGGGGTTAAACCAAGGATGTACCCCGTTTCCCCgtatttttcccttttcgtctaataaacatatccccccccccccaaggatgTACAGAATCAGTGAACTGTTTACGTAAGGCGCTACTGCGTTTCCCGTTCGGTATAGAGGCAGAACGGCGGTGAAGCGGCTGTCTCATCATCCAACGCGTATACATATGTAAACAAAAACACACTATATCGGCATTTGGTTTGCTAGCACTCTCGCAACGACAGACATATCGTCACCTTCAGCTACTCGAAAGCGACGTGGGTTTCTGTGTGGGAGCGTGCGAACTGGACACACATACTGGGGTATACATCAAGAATatagcggggggggggatatatttattagacaaaaggaaaaaaaacggggaaaggtcagccaaacgggacgtcggcttgctattccagaaataagaaataataataaataaataaaaagaaaagataagaattaaagaaagaaagaaataataataaataaataaaaagaaataaagaaaagaaaaagaattaggaaataccgaaaaactaacaaatgatgaaaggaggatgaggtagattaaagacaaagatgacaaaaaaaagatgactaacaaacggtgaaagaatgatgtgatgaatcacagaagatgactttaaaaggaaagcatgaggttaatgcgttgagggtgagagtggggcacagaagaatgagattgcacgtcTGAGTTCACAGGCGAATAGAGAAGAATATAGCGTCCGCTTAGCAACGGGGCGTTGATGGTACCGATAATCGATCGTGTCGAATTTTTGCTTCAATTTTCGTAGTTCATAGGCTTACGTATCTTCCTCGTTTCCTGCAGGAGACGTCACGACAGATTATGTGCCCGTGGTGCCATCCGACCGAACAGCAGACGTAACTGGGCCACAGAACTCGGGAACCGTCCAGCGCCAAGAAGTTAACGGAGCGACATACCAGACTGAGAGGCAAATTATACCACAGAACGAACCAGTACAGCGCATGTACGCAAAGTTGGCAGACAGAGTGGCATATTTTCAATCCTACCAAGAAACTGCAAAGGGAAATACGCAAAAAATGGCGAAGGCGGGCTTCTTCTACACAGGTAACGATCTTATTTCTGTCGAGTTTCATGGAAAATAAACGTGCATGGGCAGAACAAAATGGGTGGAAAACAAACGTGCACGGGTACGGGCAGATTAGAATATTGAAGTCGTCCTGTGAGACAAAGGATACCTTTGTGATCTTTATACCAGCGGAAATTCTCAAGGTGTGGAGACTTCGGCGACAGGTATCTGCATGTCTTTAATCCAGAACTTCTTAGCTCTGTTTAGTTCCTCCGCCGTAAGAGGGCCCGCCTGTTTATGACCCTTCAGATTCTGCACGTAGCGGTGAACCCATGCCGTAACCCTAACGAGTCTGTTTGCTGTGCTGTATCGTTCTGGTGAAACAAAACTCGGGGATGCGGTGACTATATAGTGCCGTATGTAAAATATCGTTTTCTTCCGCCTCTCCTTCAGGGTATGTGACTGGAAGTTCCGTGGCGAATGACCGCGCGAGGCCAGTCTTCTTGATGTTTCAGCCACACAGGGCCACACTACCACAATGCACTGTTTCGTAGTAGGTTCGCCGCGACACCTTGGGTTAGGAGATCAGCCGGATTGCTCTCGCCGGGGCAATGCCTCCACTTTACTGGGTTTCTTCTCGGtagagaaaaaggaagaagagaCTAGTTGACGGGGGGGTAttgaagtagcttgccgttgttggccacactcaagtgggcatcgtcacgactatagctaaaataaataaagagggGGAGAGTGGAGTTGACGATTTCAGAGTGAGGCATAgacaggatgaccgatactgatgggacgaaggtacactgtagatgagaggtaCTCTAGAGTGGTCGTTCAGCGAGTCCCGTTTCTGGAAGAAAACGCACAAGGTCGCGAGTTTTTGTAAGTCGTTTtgcataagaaccttcggggacgaggacgtccgtcagtatgccaggcctcgCGTAGGGAAAGTGAGCTTCCCGCACAGTATGGTAtgcgcggcattctgtcaggatatgtgcgatagtctccggatgattacagtgatCGCAGCTGGAGTTCttcctggagccgatcttgaacattTGCAAGTTCGTGAACGTAGATCGCGTGCGTaaccgatggagcattgtctgcataacaCGGgcaagatctttcgtgggaagagagtgTCGATGATTCTGCGTGATGTCgtgtatgccaggatgacgcacttCAACTAGCCTTCTGACGGCCACGTGCCTGTCCGTGTCAATGACGGCGCATTGCAGCCCATAATTTTTCGCTGATTCTGCGAAGCAGGTTAAGCATTTTCTTTCCCTTGCAGATAGTCTCGTTCACTTGCTTAGACCAGTGTAACGCGCTATCGATAGcgacaccaagatatttacatgacgcgCATTTGGGATGGGAGTGTTATTAATGCTGAGGCTAGGGAAATCTTTGCCCACATGTTTTCCATGGGAAATGCAAACCATGCATTTTGACTTCTCTGGCGACGCTTCCAGACCTCTCGCAAGCAGTGCTGCATTGAGCCCATGCAAGGCAATATCAGCTGTGTCACGAACTTTCTCCTTGTTCGTTCATACGATGCGGAGACAGATGTCGTCCGCATAGATGGTGTGATGAAGGGCGTACGGTGTAGGTCGGATTCCTAGGTGTACCCTGGCCATGATTAGGTTGAATAGTATATGTGATAGAACGCTGCCTTGTGGGACTCCTCGCTCAAACTTCGTCATGGAACTAATACACCCGCGGACGGAAACGTCAAACGTTCAGTTGGATAGAAAGTCACAGAGATATCCCAGCAGGCGGCCAGTGACTCGAGCTGCTTCGAGTGCAGCTAGACATGCCGAGTGCGTTACCGAGTCGTACGCCTTCTTCACATCAATgaagaaagcgagagcaaaCTCATTGGACTCCCTCGCTTGCTCCAGGCTAGTAGCCACTTCAGGAATTGCGTCAGACGCGCTCCAGCCCTTCCGTAATGCTGTAATGTGATCTGGGAAACGATTGCCTCGCTCCAGGACCCAAGCGAGCCTGCCTTTTGTGAATCATACGGTCCAATAATTTGCCAACGCACGAGGTTGAAATTTGATGGCCAGCCGATAAGGTATACTATCACTGATTCTTCGGCGCAATAATAGGTTTGCACCTCCCATGGGCTGCTCGGGTCACAGATTTTAGTTAGCGCACTGTTAACTGATTCTTATGATAAGAAATGTGTTCAAGCGTAAGTTATATGTAGATCACAATGGTGTGCTGTGCTTTCCCAAGCCATAACATCATTCTTGGGAAGTGGCCATACGCTCCAATAGTGTGGGACCTGCTCATGGAGTACCAGAAATAATCTACAGTGATATAAGTGATGTTGGTCATGACACCACACACATTCAATGGGTGGAGCCTCGGACACACAAGTATTTGAGGTAACAAACGAATCCGCGGATGAAGTAATGGATAATATATTTCACCTGCCGAGAGCAAATCATCTCGTTACATATTCCAAGCAAAATTTTTCGTTGCCGCCATTGTGATCACCTACACACGTGGAAAACATTTTGAAATAGTAGTAAGCAACGTAGCCAGGAAAACATCTCCGGTTCAGCTTTTTGAGAGATGATGGGGAATGATGGGTAGATGATTTTACCCTTGTTCTCTCCCTCTTCTCTGTGAGACCAGAGTGAACGATATACAAGCAGACAGTCGCCACATGGGATAGACCTGAAGATGAAATCCGAAGTACGATCAATAAATGTCACGACATACTCATACATCTTGGCGCTGGTTTCGTATGAACGTCATGTCACGTACGTAAGGCTGAGTCAGGAAATTGTTCATTTCTACTCCGATTGAGCAACCACAGCTCataaaaggcaccagcagtgcgACGGCAATGGCTGCCCCCTCGGATTTCTGCTAGGTGATATGCTAGCTGCCATCTCTTCACCGTTTGTGGCAGCCTAACTGTCATCTGCCTACAGTGCTAACGATAAGGAAGAGTAGGGAGTCTCCAACACCATCCCTCGAAGCCGCTGCACTCCAAATCACTCTGCTCCATATAACAAGAAAATCAGATCCTGTTGACAAGGAGTACTAACCGTAGTGGTATTCACGCAGGCATTGAGGACCGTACGACGTGCTTTCAGTGTGGAAACAGCTTATGCAGATGGGACGTTAACGATGACCCACAGGTCGAACACGCCAAGTGGTTCCCGGGCTGCCGGTTGCATAACGAGGACATCATCGATGCTCTGCCTTGGCGTATTGGCGAAGTATGTTGCATTGAAACATTCCATAATTCGGTGACGAATAATCATTTCAGTGTACGACTCAGTACCACTTCAGAGAGTtgtagtacatcgtacgctatcgcctttgcctacgtaagggatagcattgATTGggctgcgcacgcccataacggAAAGGGAACTTCGCGCAGTGcgtaaccaccaacgctatttgatacgtacgctatcgcctttgcgtaccaTGTACTAAAACAATCTCTTGCATCAGGGAGGAAGAGGGTTACGTTCGGGCAGTGATAGGTTTGAGCCGGCAATGGAACATCGCTTCTGCGTCAAACACAAAATTTTTTCATTTGTTCTCCTTTACCCCCTATCCAACTCTTCAAACTAATTTCTCGTGATTAAGACCCTGCTCATTCTGCCAGCGATTCTGCCAGCGCCAAAAGTGATGTAAGACGAGACAGGACATAGCGCTTTGTCCTGTTTCGTCT from Ornithodoros turicata isolate Travis chromosome 4, ASM3712646v1, whole genome shotgun sequence encodes the following:
- the LOC135391795 gene encoding uncharacterized protein LOC135391795 isoform X2; translation: MSVFFEGRTIDLRKKEVVEESPSPFVIVDVKCKRLTRDQQHQGRRQCEPTASQKCIPSFSVSFSIPDDFKLLGNAYDLFLGLCPPKHPKFKNIATRLGSYRNASGIYQKSRGPLSEAGLFFSGDIVTCFHCGGAHGEWREGNDPHVEHSRWYPECLFTLFTLGNNRVYFICGEHRNHLSRLAERGRTETSVKALVDARFGSEDISFYEASGIKVQVLYLAASSLREDASKGDIEAKLSELIDFRLEIDWKTIARDKQCSDRKLDMSTVCAPHVLDMLQPEGRNERIHFEPRDPQWHPPVTFLEQRRPSRQRSQPSESADLTGCFEYLNRSRYPEYADPSKRLATFDHFPHTPTELLNPGSMANAGLFYVGDVTTDYVPVVPSDRTADVTGPQNSGTVQRQEVNGATYQTERQIIPQNEPVQRMYAKLADRVAYFQSYQETAKGNTQKMAKAGFFYTGIEDRTTCFQCGNSLCRWDVNDDPQVEHAKWFPGCRLHNEDIIDALPWRIGEEQEAEMSQPDGFIATMMPDLMSSDVVRRLLSQGIPERLIEMAIETRLNNTGLIDVLDEQDVRRAILEVSPHVPQVDSRGLSMCVMCGREDRRTVFFPCRHFVACRGCASHCTACPSCTRPITTKGDAFLTPR
- the LOC135391795 gene encoding uncharacterized protein LOC135391795 isoform X1, translating into MSVEVYKSRAISPAYGRTIDLRKKEVVEESPSPFVIVDVKCKRLTRDQQHQGRRQCEPTASQKCIPSFSVSFSIPDDFKLLGNAYDLFLGLCPPKHPKFKNIATRLGSYRNASGIYQKSRGPLSEAGLFFSGDIVTCFHCGGAHGEWREGNDPHVEHSRWYPECLFTLFTLGNNRVYFICGEHRNHLSRLAERGRTETSVKALVDARFGSEDISFYEASGIKVQVLYLAASSLREDASKGDIEAKLSELIDFRLEIDWKTIARDKQCSDRKLDMSTVCAPHVLDMLQPEGRNERIHFEPRDPQWHPPVTFLEQRRPSRQRSQPSESADLTGCFEYLNRSRYPEYADPSKRLATFDHFPHTPTELLNPGSMANAGLFYVGDVTTDYVPVVPSDRTADVTGPQNSGTVQRQEVNGATYQTERQIIPQNEPVQRMYAKLADRVAYFQSYQETAKGNTQKMAKAGFFYTGIEDRTTCFQCGNSLCRWDVNDDPQVEHAKWFPGCRLHNEDIIDALPWRIGEEQEAEMSQPDGFIATMMPDLMSSDVVRRLLSQGIPERLIEMAIETRLNNTGLIDVLDEQDVRRAILEVSPHVPQVDSRGLSMCVMCGREDRRTVFFPCRHFVACRGCASHCTACPSCTRPITTKGDAFLTPR